The proteins below come from a single Crossiella sp. CA-258035 genomic window:
- a CDS encoding ornithine decarboxylase codes for MSKPDHSRAPVLEAMAAHRERNPMTFIPPGHKQGRGVDPRVLEVMGRDLFAADIIMMNGIDDRRMSQEILTQAEELMADAVDADLAYFSTCGSSLSVKACIITVAGPGEQLLISRNAHKSVIAGLIISGVRPVWVHPRWDPEWQLAHPPGPEAVAEAFGQAPDAKGLLLITPTDYGTCAAIKETADLCHEHGKPLIVDEAWGAHLPFHPGLPSWAMDAGADLCVTSVHKMGAGLEQGSVYHLQGDRVDPKVLAARADLLNTTSPSALIFGGLDGWRRQMAEHGHALLDKVITLSAETRKRLEALRGVRVMGRAEFVGPGRADDQDPLKLVIDLRELGISGYTASEWLRENRNVEVGLADHRRFAAQLTVADDERSADILVSSVRALVEASEDLPRAKPIDLPAPGELELEQVQLPRDAFFGPCEDVPAEKAAGRIAAETISPYPPGVPAVLPGERITQDVVDYLRTGLDAGMYIPDSADPELKTFRVTAR; via the coding sequence ATGAGCAAGCCGGACCACTCCCGCGCGCCGGTCCTGGAGGCGATGGCCGCCCACCGGGAGCGCAACCCGATGACCTTCATCCCGCCCGGCCACAAACAGGGCAGGGGCGTGGATCCCCGGGTCCTGGAGGTGATGGGCCGGGACCTCTTCGCCGCCGACATCATCATGATGAACGGCATCGACGACCGGCGGATGAGCCAGGAGATCCTCACCCAGGCCGAGGAGCTGATGGCCGATGCGGTGGACGCCGACCTGGCCTACTTCTCCACCTGCGGCAGCTCGCTGTCGGTCAAGGCCTGCATCATCACCGTGGCCGGTCCCGGCGAGCAGCTGCTGATCTCGCGCAACGCGCACAAGTCGGTGATCGCCGGGCTGATCATCAGCGGGGTGCGCCCGGTGTGGGTGCACCCGCGCTGGGACCCGGAGTGGCAGCTGGCGCACCCGCCCGGCCCGGAGGCGGTGGCCGAAGCCTTTGGCCAGGCCCCGGATGCCAAGGGCCTGCTGCTGATCACCCCGACCGACTACGGCACCTGCGCGGCGATCAAGGAGACCGCGGACCTGTGCCACGAGCACGGCAAGCCGCTGATCGTGGACGAGGCCTGGGGCGCGCACCTGCCCTTCCACCCCGGCCTGCCCAGCTGGGCGATGGACGCGGGCGCGGACCTGTGCGTGACCAGCGTGCACAAGATGGGCGCCGGGCTGGAACAGGGCTCGGTGTACCACCTGCAGGGCGACCGGGTGGACCCGAAGGTCCTGGCCGCGCGGGCGGACCTGCTGAACACGACCAGCCCGTCGGCGCTGATCTTCGGTGGCCTGGACGGCTGGCGGCGGCAGATGGCCGAGCACGGGCACGCCTTGCTGGACAAGGTGATCACGCTCTCCGCCGAGACCAGGAAACGGCTGGAGGCGTTGCGCGGGGTGCGGGTGATGGGCCGCGCGGAGTTCGTCGGCCCCGGCCGCGCCGACGACCAGGACCCGCTCAAGCTGGTCATCGACCTGCGGGAGCTGGGCATCAGCGGCTACACCGCCTCGGAGTGGTTGCGGGAGAACCGGAACGTGGAGGTCGGGCTGGCCGACCACCGCCGCTTCGCCGCGCAGCTGACCGTGGCCGACGACGAGCGCAGCGCGGACATCCTGGTCTCCTCGGTGCGGGCGCTGGTGGAGGCCAGCGAGGACCTGCCAAGGGCCAAGCCGATCGACCTGCCCGCGCCGGGTGAGCTGGAGCTGGAACAGGTGCAGCTGCCCAGGGACGCCTTCTTCGGGCCGTGCGAGGACGTGCCCGCGGAGAAAGCGGCCGGGCGGATCGCCGCGGAGACGATCAGCCCGTACCCGCCCGGTGTGCCCGCAGTGCTGCCGGGCGAGCGGATCACCCAGGACGTGGTGGACTACCTGCGCACCGGGCTGGACGCGGGCATGTACATCCCGGACTCCGCCGATCCGGAGCTGAAGACCTTTCGGGTGACCGCGCGGTGA
- a CDS encoding DUF6328 family protein, with product MSVPEADPEERLDRNLNELLQELRVAQAGVQILFGFLLSITFTERYTEVSTEIRITHLVTILFAGAAVALLTAPAAWHRLLFRRGKRERIISSANRFTVLGLAALAIALTGTVLLLGEMIMGGWAGIALGVAAAIGFGSLWFLIPLRHR from the coding sequence ATGAGCGTGCCGGAGGCTGATCCCGAGGAGCGGTTGGACCGCAACCTCAACGAGCTTCTCCAGGAGCTACGCGTGGCCCAGGCCGGCGTGCAGATCCTGTTCGGGTTCCTGCTGTCGATCACTTTCACCGAGCGTTACACCGAGGTCAGCACCGAGATCCGGATCACCCATCTGGTCACCATCCTGTTCGCCGGGGCCGCGGTCGCTTTACTGACCGCACCCGCCGCCTGGCACCGGCTGCTGTTCCGGCGCGGCAAGCGAGAGCGGATCATCAGCTCCGCCAACAGGTTCACCGTGCTCGGCCTGGCCGCGCTGGCGATCGCGCTGACCGGCACGGTGCTCCTGCTCGGCGAGATGATCATGGGCGGCTGGGCCGGTATCGCACTCGGCGTGGCCGCCGCGATCGGCTTCGGCTCCCTGTGGTTCCTGATCCCGCTGCGGCACCGCTGA
- a CDS encoding NAD(P)H-dependent oxidoreductase, whose protein sequence is MRALVLNCTLKKSPDTSNTELLANVVVSALRERGVEVEVVRVVDHRVSPGVKTDMGGDDEWPGIHDKLLAADILVMATPTWVGRPSSIAQRVLERMDAMISETDDQERPVAYNRVAGVVVTGNEDGAHHVISEISGGLADIGYTIPGQAWTYWNRGPGPGPSYSDTEEGHQWSHNTARTMAANLVAVANALRVTPIPAG, encoded by the coding sequence ATGCGAGCTCTTGTCCTCAACTGCACCCTGAAGAAGTCACCGGATACCTCCAACACCGAACTGCTGGCGAACGTGGTGGTCAGCGCGCTGCGGGAGCGGGGCGTCGAGGTCGAGGTGGTGCGGGTGGTCGACCACCGCGTCTCCCCCGGCGTCAAGACCGACATGGGCGGCGACGACGAGTGGCCGGGCATCCACGACAAGCTGCTGGCCGCCGACATCCTGGTGATGGCCACCCCGACCTGGGTGGGCCGCCCCTCCAGCATCGCGCAGCGGGTGCTGGAGCGGATGGACGCCATGATCTCCGAGACCGACGACCAGGAACGGCCGGTGGCCTACAACCGGGTGGCCGGGGTGGTGGTGACCGGCAACGAGGACGGCGCGCACCACGTGATCAGCGAGATCAGCGGCGGGCTGGCCGACATCGGCTACACCATCCCCGGCCAGGCCTGGACCTACTGGAACCGCGGACCCGGTCCTGGACCGTCCTATTCGGACACCGAGGAAGGCCACCAGTGGTCGCACAACACCGCGCGCACCATGGCGGCCAACCTGGTCGCGGTGGCCAACGCGCTGCGGGTGACGCCCATCCCGGCGGGCTGA
- a CDS encoding aldehyde dehydrogenase family protein: MTPPQLSIHSPLDGSLVGTLPAADPQQVAEAVAAARTAQHAWARTSPAERGAALHTAAAALRARAEDLAAVQRAETGRPLEQALGGIEAGAATLVQYAELGPLRGGRTLLGQWGATDFTVPEPRGVLLALTPWNDPVAVACGLLGAGLATGNAVLHKPSERCPHSGALLGDILADCLPAGVLTTVVGDATTGAALVRAGVDVIAHVGGTAAGRVIAREAAATGAKVLLENGGNDALIVDRDVDPAWAAEQAAIGAFTNQGQICTSVERIYLHRDLANRFHDELVKQAQNWPGEQPLVDRRHREHVHSHVSEAVNAGATLLTGGELPEGPGAFYPATVLTGCADELAVLTEETFGPVAPIRVVSSFTEAVRLAAGDRYGLAATVLTADMANAQLAWRELPVGTVKVNAVFGGAPGGAAQPRGASGDGFGYGPELLDELVTMKVVHTEPARLG; this comes from the coding sequence ATGACCCCGCCCCAGCTGAGCATTCACAGCCCCTTGGACGGCTCCCTCGTCGGCACCCTGCCCGCTGCCGACCCCCAGCAGGTCGCCGAGGCGGTCGCCGCGGCCCGCACCGCCCAGCACGCCTGGGCCCGCACCAGCCCGGCCGAACGCGGCGCCGCGCTGCACACCGCGGCCGCGGCCCTGCGCGCCCGCGCGGAAGATCTGGCCGCCGTGCAGCGCGCCGAGACCGGCCGCCCGCTGGAGCAGGCCCTCGGCGGTATCGAGGCCGGGGCCGCCACGCTGGTGCAGTACGCCGAACTGGGCCCGCTGCGCGGCGGCCGCACCCTGCTGGGGCAGTGGGGCGCCACCGACTTCACCGTGCCCGAGCCCCGCGGCGTGCTGTTGGCCCTGACCCCGTGGAACGACCCGGTCGCGGTGGCCTGCGGCCTGCTCGGCGCGGGCCTGGCCACCGGCAACGCGGTGCTGCACAAGCCCAGCGAACGCTGCCCGCACAGCGGCGCCCTGCTCGGCGACATCCTCGCCGACTGCCTGCCCGCCGGCGTGCTGACCACGGTGGTCGGTGACGCCACCACCGGCGCCGCCCTGGTGCGCGCCGGGGTCGACGTCATCGCCCACGTCGGCGGCACCGCCGCGGGCCGGGTGATCGCCCGCGAGGCCGCGGCCACCGGAGCCAAGGTGCTGCTGGAGAACGGCGGCAACGACGCGCTGATCGTGGACCGGGACGTCGACCCGGCCTGGGCCGCCGAACAGGCCGCCATCGGCGCCTTCACCAACCAGGGCCAGATCTGCACCTCGGTGGAGCGGATCTACCTGCACCGGGACCTCGCCAACCGCTTCCACGACGAGCTGGTCAAACAGGCCCAGAACTGGCCTGGTGAACAGCCCCTGGTGGACCGGCGGCACCGCGAGCACGTGCACAGCCACGTCAGCGAGGCGGTCAACGCCGGGGCCACCCTGCTCACCGGCGGTGAGCTGCCCGAGGGACCCGGCGCGTTCTACCCGGCCACCGTGCTCACCGGCTGCGCCGACGAGCTCGCGGTGCTCACCGAGGAGACCTTCGGCCCCGTCGCGCCGATCCGGGTGGTGAGCAGCTTCACCGAGGCGGTGCGACTTGCCGCCGGCGACCGCTACGGCCTGGCCGCCACCGTGCTCACCGCGGACATGGCCAACGCCCAGCTGGCCTGGCGGGAGCTGCCGGTCGGCACGGTGAAGGTGAACGCGGTCTTCGGCGGCGCGCCCGGCGGGGCGGCCCAGCCGCGCGGGGCCAGCGGCGACGGCTTCGGCTACGGACCGGAGCTGCTGGACGAGCTGGTCACCATGAAGGTCGTGCACACCGAGCCCGCGCGGCTGGGGTGA
- a CDS encoding ChaB family protein — protein sequence MPGRQELPSTLERSPKKAQETWIKAHDSAVQTYGEGERAHRTAFSALKHSFEKVGDHWEPKKKKGPSDQQAKRKAGAKSVGTHEGVDANASKEHLYEVAKKLDIAGRSSMSKPQLIEAIKKANNRKTAKARGD from the coding sequence ATGCCCGGCAGGCAGGAGCTGCCCAGCACGCTGGAGCGATCGCCGAAGAAGGCCCAGGAGACCTGGATCAAGGCGCACGACTCGGCGGTGCAGACCTACGGCGAGGGAGAGCGAGCGCACCGCACCGCGTTCTCCGCGCTGAAGCACTCCTTCGAGAAGGTCGGCGACCACTGGGAGCCGAAAAAGAAGAAGGGGCCTTCGGACCAGCAGGCCAAGCGCAAGGCCGGTGCGAAGAGCGTGGGCACGCACGAAGGCGTGGATGCCAACGCCAGCAAGGAACACCTGTACGAGGTGGCGAAGAAGCTGGACATCGCCGGCCGGTCCAGCATGTCCAAGCCGCAGCTCATCGAGGCGATCAAGAAGGCCAACAACCGCAAGACCGCCAAGGCCCGGGGCGACTAG
- a CDS encoding SDR family oxidoreductase, whose protein sequence is MNEVGVILVTGGASGLGAAVVRAVHEAGGTALVLDKDTPAADIPAKDALTVDLTDTAAAEDAVAKLAERAGGLDGVVTAAGIDSCGPLDGVSTMDWERVVRVNLFGTAAVVRAALPYLKVSRGRVVTVASTLGLRVAGDATAYCASKFGVVGFTRALAMETAGEVGVTLLVPGGMRTRFFDSRTEQYRPADDSKLNPPERVADTVLFALRQPAGCQLRELVVCHEEEPSWP, encoded by the coding sequence GTGAACGAGGTAGGCGTCATCCTGGTCACCGGCGGCGCGTCCGGGCTCGGCGCGGCCGTGGTGCGTGCCGTGCACGAGGCCGGGGGCACCGCGCTGGTGCTGGACAAGGACACCCCGGCCGCGGACATCCCGGCCAAGGACGCCCTGACCGTGGACCTGACCGACACCGCGGCCGCCGAAGACGCCGTGGCCAAGCTCGCCGAACGCGCGGGCGGTCTGGACGGGGTGGTCACCGCCGCGGGCATCGACAGCTGCGGCCCGCTCGACGGTGTGTCCACAATGGACTGGGAGCGGGTGGTGCGGGTCAACCTGTTCGGCACCGCGGCGGTGGTGCGCGCGGCGCTGCCGTACCTGAAGGTGAGCCGGGGCCGGGTGGTCACCGTGGCCTCCACCCTCGGCCTGCGGGTGGCCGGCGACGCCACCGCCTACTGCGCCTCGAAGTTCGGCGTGGTCGGCTTCACCCGCGCGCTGGCCATGGAGACCGCGGGCGAGGTCGGGGTGACCCTGCTGGTGCCCGGCGGCATGCGCACCCGGTTCTTCGACTCCCGCACCGAGCAGTACCGCCCGGCCGATGACAGCAAGCTCAACCCGCCGGAACGGGTCGCCGACACCGTGCTGTTCGCGCTGCGCCAGCCTGCGGGCTGCCAGCTGCGCGAACTGGTGGTGTGCCACGAGGAGGAACCGTCCTGGCCGTGA
- the rfaE2 gene encoding D-glycero-beta-D-manno-heptose 1-phosphate adenylyltransferase → MSLVVVGDSLLDVDLDGRADRLCPDAPAPVLDLDDRRDRPGGAALAASLAAADGEPVTLVTALANDAEADRLRAALGGVSTVAGELPGTTTVKARLRADGRSLARLDYGHSARPEATEEMLDAVADATAVLVSDYGRGLAADERLRELLTSRASRIPVVWDPHPRGPDPVPGVRLATPNRAEALAATGAPDEYAAAALLRQRWRAGAVVVTLGARGALLEHGGTPVAVPAPEITALDPCGAGDRFAATAACALRRGAAVDEAVAAAVEQAADFLARGGAAGFGTPPPERESTVDGLLRSVRARGGTVVATGGCFDLLHAGHVRMLAAARRLGDCLVVCLNSDESVRRLKGSGRPVNPARERAELLRALSSVDAVVVFEENTPEAALRRLRPDIWVKGADYNADTLPEAGLLRGWGGRTVVVPYHPGRSTSRLVTALDRLS, encoded by the coding sequence ATGAGCCTGGTCGTGGTCGGCGACTCGCTGCTGGACGTGGACCTCGACGGCCGGGCCGACCGGCTCTGCCCCGACGCCCCCGCACCGGTGCTCGACCTCGACGACCGCCGCGACCGCCCCGGCGGCGCGGCGCTGGCCGCCAGCCTGGCCGCCGCCGACGGCGAACCGGTCACCCTGGTCACCGCGCTGGCCAACGACGCCGAAGCCGACCGGCTGCGCGCCGCCCTCGGCGGAGTGTCCACAGTGGCCGGTGAACTGCCCGGGACCACCACGGTGAAAGCCAGGCTGCGCGCCGACGGCCGCTCCCTGGCCCGCCTGGACTACGGCCACAGCGCCCGCCCGGAAGCCACCGAGGAGATGCTGGACGCGGTCGCCGACGCCACCGCCGTGCTGGTCTCCGACTACGGCCGCGGCCTGGCCGCCGACGAACGCCTGCGCGAGCTGCTGACCAGCCGCGCCAGCCGGATCCCGGTGGTCTGGGACCCGCACCCGCGCGGCCCGGACCCGGTGCCCGGCGTCCGCCTGGCCACCCCCAACCGGGCCGAGGCCCTGGCCGCCACCGGCGCGCCGGATGAGTACGCCGCGGCCGCGCTGCTGCGGCAACGCTGGCGGGCCGGTGCGGTGGTGGTCACCCTCGGCGCCAGGGGCGCGCTGCTGGAGCACGGCGGCACCCCGGTCGCCGTGCCCGCCCCGGAGATCACCGCGCTGGACCCCTGTGGCGCGGGCGACCGCTTCGCCGCCACCGCCGCCTGCGCGCTGCGCCGAGGTGCCGCGGTGGACGAGGCGGTGGCCGCCGCGGTCGAGCAGGCCGCCGACTTCCTGGCCAGGGGCGGCGCGGCCGGGTTCGGCACACCACCGCCGGAGCGGGAGTCCACTGTGGACGGACTGCTGCGCTCGGTGCGGGCCAGGGGTGGCACCGTGGTGGCCACTGGCGGCTGCTTCGACCTGCTGCACGCCGGGCACGTGCGCATGCTCGCCGCCGCCCGGCGTCTCGGCGACTGCCTGGTGGTGTGCCTGAACTCCGATGAGTCGGTGCGCCGCCTCAAGGGCTCCGGCCGCCCGGTCAACCCGGCCAGGGAACGCGCCGAACTGCTGCGCGCGCTCTCCAGTGTGGACGCCGTGGTGGTCTTCGAGGAGAACACCCCGGAGGCCGCGCTGCGCAGGCTGCGCCCCGACATCTGGGTCAAGGGCGCGGACTACAACGCCGACACCCTGCCCGAGGCCGGGCTGCTGCGCGGCTGGGGCGGCCGCACCGTGGTCGTGCCCTACCACCCCGGGCGCTCCACCAGCAGGCTGGTGACCGCCCTGGACCGACTGAGCTGA
- a CDS encoding SIS domain-containing protein yields MSGELIGGHLDGLHQTLENLRRHEPLLRRWGRVLAHRLSGGHRLLAAGNGGSAAEAQHLTAELVGRYREDRRPFSAIALCAESSSVTAIGNDYGYQEVFARQVRAHAGPLDIVVLLSTSGRSPNLLRAAEAAREAGATSWACTGPAPNPLAEVADETLALDGPSPNVQEAQLVLVHLLCTAFEAELSTMDTLARRRVS; encoded by the coding sequence ATGAGCGGTGAGCTGATCGGCGGCCACCTCGACGGCCTGCACCAAACCCTGGAGAACCTGCGGCGGCACGAACCGCTGCTGCGCCGCTGGGGCCGGGTGCTGGCGCACCGGCTCAGCGGCGGGCACCGGCTGCTGGCCGCGGGCAACGGCGGTTCGGCGGCCGAGGCCCAGCACCTCACCGCCGAGCTGGTCGGCCGCTACCGCGAGGACCGCAGGCCCTTCTCCGCGATCGCGCTGTGCGCGGAGTCCTCCTCGGTCACCGCCATCGGCAACGACTACGGCTACCAGGAGGTCTTCGCCCGCCAGGTGCGCGCGCACGCCGGGCCGCTGGACATCGTGGTGCTGCTGTCCACCAGCGGCCGCAGCCCCAACCTGCTGCGCGCCGCCGAAGCCGCCCGCGAGGCCGGCGCCACCAGCTGGGCCTGCACCGGCCCCGCGCCCAACCCGCTGGCCGAGGTCGCCGATGAGACCCTGGCCCTGGACGGGCCCAGCCCCAACGTGCAGGAGGCCCAGCTGGTGCTGGTGCACCTGCTGTGCACCGCCTTCGAAGCCGAACTGTCCACAATGGACACACTTGCGCGCAGGAGGGTGTCATGA
- a CDS encoding glycosyltransferase produces MKIAMISEHASPLAVLGEVDAGGQNLHVAELSAALTRRGHEVSVYTRRDAPDLPERVEVEPGYTVVHIDAGPARQLPKDELLPHMGDFARRLRGHWTRERPEVAHAHFWMSGLAGELAARDLKLPLAQTFHALGVVKRRHQGSADTSPPERIGIERVVGRAADRVIATCSDEVFELVRIGVPRARISVVPCGVDLELFDQLGPAAPRNHRKRLVSVGRLVPRKGFDLIISALAATPDVELVIAGGPAEGDLAHDAEARRLRAHAQRHGVADRVVLLGQVARKDMPPLLRSADAVVCAPWYEPFGIVPLEAMSCARPVIATAVGGLTDTVVDGVTGVLVPPREPEALAKAIRQVTGDPAFAQALGVAGNDRVAARYGWDRIAADTVRAYQRIVRVGAAEDAVVGEGR; encoded by the coding sequence ATGAAGATCGCCATGATCTCCGAGCACGCCAGTCCGCTGGCCGTGCTCGGTGAAGTCGACGCGGGCGGTCAGAACCTGCATGTGGCCGAGCTCTCGGCCGCACTGACCCGGCGCGGACATGAGGTGAGCGTCTACACCCGCCGCGACGCTCCGGACCTGCCCGAGCGGGTCGAGGTCGAACCCGGCTACACCGTGGTGCACATCGACGCCGGGCCGGCCCGGCAGCTGCCCAAGGACGAGCTGCTGCCGCACATGGGCGACTTCGCCAGGCGGCTGCGCGGACACTGGACCCGCGAGCGGCCCGAGGTGGCGCACGCGCACTTCTGGATGTCCGGGCTGGCCGGTGAGCTGGCCGCCCGCGACCTGAAACTGCCGCTGGCCCAGACCTTCCACGCCCTCGGCGTGGTCAAGCGCCGCCACCAGGGCAGCGCCGACACCAGCCCGCCGGAACGCATCGGCATCGAACGCGTGGTCGGCCGCGCCGCCGACCGGGTCATCGCCACCTGCTCCGACGAGGTCTTCGAGCTGGTCCGCATCGGCGTGCCCAGGGCCCGGATCTCGGTGGTGCCCTGCGGGGTCGACCTGGAGCTGTTCGACCAGCTCGGCCCGGCCGCCCCGCGCAACCACCGCAAACGCCTGGTCTCGGTGGGCAGACTGGTGCCGCGCAAGGGTTTCGACCTCATCATCAGCGCGCTGGCGGCCACCCCCGACGTCGAGCTGGTCATCGCCGGCGGCCCCGCCGAGGGCGACCTGGCCCACGACGCCGAGGCCAGGCGGCTGCGCGCGCACGCGCAACGGCACGGCGTGGCCGACCGGGTGGTGCTGCTGGGACAGGTGGCGCGCAAGGACATGCCGCCGCTGCTGCGCTCGGCCGACGCCGTGGTCTGCGCGCCCTGGTACGAGCCCTTCGGCATCGTGCCCCTGGAGGCGATGAGCTGCGCCCGGCCGGTGATCGCCACCGCGGTCGGCGGCCTCACCGACACCGTGGTCGACGGCGTCACCGGCGTGCTGGTGCCGCCCCGCGAGCCCGAGGCGCTGGCCAAGGCGATCCGCCAGGTCACCGGCGACCCCGCCTTCGCCCAGGCCCTCGGGGTGGCCGGCAACGACCGGGTCGCCGCCCGCTACGGCTGGGACCGGATCGCCGCCGACACCGTGCGCGCCTACCAGCGGATCGTCCGGGTCGGCGCGGCCGAGGACGCGGTCGTGGGGGAGGGGCGATGA
- a CDS encoding glycosyltransferase, which translates to MRVLVWHVHGGWLNSFVRGEHDYLIPRLPVGGEWGLGLAGRDWPRATEVPVEELVNTEVDVVVLQRAEEIELVHRWLGRTPGKDLPAIYVEHNTPPMAVREARHPLADHPELLLAHVTHFNDLVWDCGTTPTVVIEHGVPDPGHRYTGELPHAGVVVNEPIRRGRVAGTDLLPRFAAAAPLDVFGMGLDGLGEHLGLGPDRLTACGDLTTADLHTQLARRRVYLHPYRWTSLGLAMLEAMHLGMPVLALAVTEAPRAVPPTAGVLSTRVEDLVEALHTLTADPALARELGAGAREHVLAHHGLTAFVDHWDRILTEVTR; encoded by the coding sequence GTGAGGGTGCTGGTCTGGCACGTGCACGGCGGCTGGCTCAACTCCTTCGTCCGCGGGGAGCACGACTACCTCATCCCGCGCCTGCCCGTCGGCGGCGAGTGGGGACTCGGCCTGGCCGGGCGGGACTGGCCGCGCGCCACCGAGGTCCCGGTGGAGGAGCTGGTCAACACCGAGGTCGATGTCGTTGTCCTGCAACGGGCCGAGGAGATCGAGCTGGTGCACCGCTGGCTGGGCCGCACCCCCGGCAAGGACCTGCCCGCGATCTATGTCGAGCACAACACCCCGCCGATGGCCGTGCGCGAGGCCAGGCACCCGCTGGCCGACCACCCGGAACTGCTGCTGGCGCACGTCACCCACTTCAACGACCTCGTCTGGGACTGCGGCACCACCCCGACCGTGGTGATCGAGCACGGCGTGCCCGACCCCGGCCACCGCTACACCGGCGAGCTGCCGCACGCCGGGGTGGTGGTCAACGAACCCATCCGGCGCGGCCGGGTGGCCGGCACCGACCTGTTGCCCCGCTTCGCCGCCGCCGCGCCCCTGGACGTCTTCGGCATGGGCCTGGACGGCCTCGGCGAACACCTCGGCCTCGGCCCCGACCGGCTCACCGCCTGCGGCGACCTGACCACCGCGGACCTGCACACCCAGCTCGCCCGGCGCCGGGTCTACCTGCACCCCTACCGCTGGACCTCACTCGGCCTGGCGATGCTGGAGGCGATGCACCTCGGCATGCCGGTGCTCGCCCTGGCCGTGACCGAGGCGCCGCGCGCGGTGCCACCCACCGCGGGGGTGCTCTCCACCAGGGTCGAGGACCTGGTCGAAGCGCTGCACACGCTGACCGCCGATCCCGCGCTGGCTCGCGAGCTCGGCGCGGGCGCGCGCGAACACGTTCTGGCACACCACGGGTTGACGGCCTTCGTCGACCACTGGGACCGAATCCTGACGGAGGTGACCCGATGA
- a CDS encoding glycosyltransferase family 9 protein, which produces MSRVLVCRLDSEGDVLLAGPAIRAIAHTAEVTLLCGPRGAQAAGLLPGVSTVLTWHCPWIDPEPEPVRPQDFSTLVDTVRGLGCDRGVILTSFHQSPLPTALALRLAGIGHLTAASVDYPGSLLDIRLRPGQDLAEDQPEAGRALAIAAAAGFPLPPGDDGRLAITGYPGTGELTGPPGYVVLHPGASVPARSWPPRRCAEAVAELVRDGHRVVVTGGPGETGLTAEVAGSHALDLGGRTSFAELAGVLARAAAVVVGNTGPAHLAAAVGTPVVSLFAPVVPAIRWAPHGPHVLLGDQWAPCRDSRARVCPVPGHPCLDGVPATAVAEAVRSLLGVTV; this is translated from the coding sequence ATGAGCAGGGTGCTGGTGTGCCGGTTGGACAGTGAGGGCGACGTCCTGCTGGCCGGACCGGCGATCAGGGCGATCGCGCACACTGCGGAGGTGACGCTGCTGTGCGGACCGCGCGGCGCCCAGGCCGCCGGGCTGCTGCCGGGAGTGTCCACTGTGCTCACCTGGCACTGCCCGTGGATCGACCCCGAGCCGGAACCGGTGCGCCCGCAGGACTTCAGCACGCTGGTGGACACCGTGCGCGGACTCGGCTGCGACCGCGGCGTCATCCTGACCTCCTTCCACCAGTCGCCGCTGCCCACCGCGCTGGCCCTGCGGCTGGCCGGGATCGGGCACCTCACCGCCGCCTCGGTGGACTATCCCGGCTCACTGCTGGACATCCGCCTGCGCCCCGGGCAGGACCTGGCCGAGGACCAGCCGGAGGCCGGCCGCGCGCTGGCCATCGCCGCCGCGGCCGGATTCCCGCTGCCCCCGGGCGATGACGGGCGGCTCGCGATCACCGGCTACCCCGGCACCGGCGAGCTGACCGGCCCGCCCGGCTACGTCGTGCTGCACCCCGGCGCCTCGGTGCCCGCCCGCAGTTGGCCGCCGCGCCGCTGCGCCGAAGCGGTGGCCGAGCTGGTCCGCGACGGCCACCGGGTGGTGGTCACCGGCGGGCCCGGCGAGACCGGACTGACCGCCGAGGTCGCCGGGTCGCACGCGCTGGACCTGGGCGGGCGCACCAGCTTCGCCGAGCTCGCCGGCGTGCTGGCCCGGGCCGCCGCGGTCGTGGTCGGCAACACCGGCCCCGCGCACCTGGCCGCCGCGGTCGGCACCCCGGTGGTCTCGCTGTTCGCGCCGGTGGTGCCCGCGATCCGCTGGGCCCCGCACGGTCCGCACGTGCTGCTGGGCGACCAGTGGGCGCCCTGCCGGGACAGCAGGGCCAGGGTGTGCCCGGTGCCCGGTCACCCGTGCCTGGACGGCGTGCCGGCCACCGCGGTGGCCGAGGCGGTGCGCAGCCTGCTGGGGGTGACGGTGTGA